Below is a genomic region from Bacteroidota bacterium.
ACCATTGCTGGAGGAAGCAGTAAATGAAGCGAGTTCAACAGGAACTGCGGCTCCATAACCTTTTGTGATGGCTCCATTGCTTCTTACACCCCAAACTGCTGTTCCGGTGCGGGCTTTTGTGATATGGTAGTAGCTTCCGGCAGTAGCAGTGTAGGCAGTGGTCCATGCAGTACCATTGTTAGTGGAAGCATAGATAGAGGTTGCCTGTCTGGTTACCCACCAGTTGGAACCTTCACCCGTGATACCGCTGATATTACCTGATCCGGGAACGGTAAGAGCTGACCATGTTGTGCCACTGTTGGTGGTTGCCATAAAGTTTGAACCACCCGTTAGTCCAACAGTTGGTGAGTTGAACCACACCGTGTATGAATTAACCTGACCTGTGGTAGGCTGAGCTGTCCAGTTGGCTCCAAAATTGGTAGAGTACCATATTTTAGTTCCGTTGGTACCGAACCAAACATTGGTACCTGACATAAAAAGACCGTTATTCCATCCGGCAAAACCCTCTGACGGGAGGTACATTCCTGTGGAATCCCAAAGAGTACCACCATTAGTGGTGCGGAAAATTGTCCATCTGCCACCTACAGGGTCGCCATAGAAAATTCCTGTGTTGGCATCAGAAAACCATATACCATCACCGAAACCGCCGGTTTGGTTCAACTGGGTAACCCATGTTGTTCCACCGTTTGTGGTTTTGTAGATGTATGTTCCTGTGGCAGGGGAGGTGGTGATGTAGCAAATATTTGCATCTATTGCAAAAACTGCATAGACATCCTGATTAGCGATTCCGGCACCGCCGACATTTGCCCATGTTGTTCCGCCGTCAACAGTACGGAGTACGATTCCGGCAGCTCCGCCAACCCAGCAAACCTGATCTGTAGGTGCGGAAGCGGAATAAAGTGCGCCTGTAACGCCTGAGGTCTGCTCTACCCATTGAGCATTAGCCACAGAAAACAAAACCACGAGAAGAAAAAGAAGTCGATAGGATCTCATATGAGGTCTCCTTATATAATTTACAGCCCGGAAATGCCTTGATTATGTGACATTTTTCGAACTGTCAAATAAATGTAGCTAAAGTTATCCAAAAAAATAGTAATAACAAAGAGGAAAATTGTTTTTTATTTAAAAATACCTCTGCGAACGGATTAATGTTAAATTATTCACGATTGCTATATTTGAGGTAACGAATCATGGAAATTAAAATGAACGGTATTGCAAAATCAGTAACGGCGCTCGCACTCGTTCTTTTGACGATGTCTGCTTTTGCCGGTAATGGAGACTCTCTAATGGCGAATAAAGCTGAATTTGTGCCTGACTGGGCAAAAGATGCCGTCTGGTATCAGATTTTTCCTGAAAGATTTAGAAATGGCGACAGGAAAAACGACCCGACACTTCAGGATATTGACGGGGCATACCCGCATGATATTACATCTCCCTGGAAAATAAGTCCATGGGGATCCGACTGGTATGAACTTCAGCCGTGGGAAAAGGAAAACGGTAAAGATATCTGGTTCAATCTGCAAAGAAGAAGATACAGCGGTGACCTTCAGGGAGTTCTCGAAAAACTCGGGTATCTGAAAGACCTGGGGATAAATGCAATTTATTTCAATCCTTTATTCATGGCACCTTCACTTCATAAATATGACGGGGCTACATTTCATCATATAGACCCGACTTTCGGACCCGACCCTGAAG
It encodes:
- a CDS encoding T9SS type A sorting domain-containing protein codes for the protein MRSYRLLFLLVVLFSVANAQWVEQTSGVTGALYSASAPTDQVCWVGGAAGIVLRTVDGGTTWANVGGAGIANQDVYAVFAIDANICYITTSPATGTYIYKTTNGGTTWVTQLNQTGGFGDGIWFSDANTGIFYGDPVGGRWTIFRTTNGGTLWDSTGMYLPSEGFAGWNNGLFMSGTNVWFGTNGTKIWYSTNFGANWTAQPTTGQVNSYTVWFNSPTVGLTGGSNFMATTNSGTTWSALTVPGSGNISGITGEGSNWWVTRQATSIYASTNNGTAWTTAYTATAGSYYHITKARTGTAVWGVRSNGAITKGYGAAVPVELASFTASSSNGSVVLDWSTATEANNKGFEIERKAAGTEYSSVAFVAGNGTSTIVHNYNFTDANLQAGKYTYRLKQIDLDGTSAYSKEVEVDVAMVNSYALDQNYPNPFNPTTSISYRIPEASNVVIKVYDVMGTEVATLVNGKQEAGNHSIAFDAAKLSSGSYIYTIKAGNFTSSKKMILMK